The Xiphophorus maculatus strain JP 163 A chromosome 5, X_maculatus-5.0-male, whole genome shotgun sequence nucleotide sequence gtttcattttatctgtgctGCAAACTAAGAGCTGtgactcagtttgtgtctcagtttgtGAGTTATGGTAACCTTCATCAGgtgaaaacttcacatcttGTCTAGTATTGCTTTGctcacagaaaaccttctttttgacaatttgaaatatttaaaacatttctcttttctttttcttgtgtattgtagaagtttgctgtaatttctgacacatttgTGATTAGTATAAATTTTGACTCatagctttaaatgtttaactaattggagtgttttatatgtttttttaataatgcaaattattttttttgtttcttctatagTATATATCATCTTGgaatgatcccaaatgacagcTTCAAGTCTGCCATTTAGTTGCAGTCACACATGATCCCATGTGGAAGGCACTCACTTAACATTATCAATATTAACAGGACAAATAgatgtgaattttaaaatgacaagacTTACCCTCTTTTTCTCTACAGGCTCCTTGCCCTCATCCTCACTCGACGACTCTGACAGTGTGAGGAGACGAGGCTCCTCCGCTTCGCTACAACCTTGGGCGTCCGGGTCTGTGGCCTGTAGGAACTTCTTGCGGAGCTCCGCAAGTTGTTCAGTGCTTTGGTGCAAGgtgtaaaatgtttctgctgtggcAGTGTCATGGCACATGCTTTTGCTCACTTTGCTCCTTGTTTCCGGCAACAACACATCTCTAGCCTTGAAAAATAAAGGAAGTTgttcaatattttgtttttatcttaagttTTCACAATGAAAAAGTGATATAATTACTTACATAAGTAGCTATTCAAAGATTATCTTAAGTGGCAAGAACACAGGTAAGTAATTGAATATATTGAAGAATTTTACATACCTCCTCCAGAGACTTTATTTTGGCCTTTGCTGTTTTGGCCCACCGCTTCTTGATTCTGATTTGCCGCCAAAGCGCCTTGTTATCGGCGGCGAGCTTGGTGCAGGTGGAGCAAAAAGGGTTGGAGGACTCTGCCGCATCTGAAACATCGTGGATGAGCTCATCCTCGTCCTGGTCGAGATCTAGGCTTGACATCATGGGCGGGGTGGGGTTGGAGGCCCTGAGGGCCCTTAAGCCGTCCATGGTGACCTTTCTCTTTATATCCTTGACAAACTCCTGGACTTGGGCCTTGTCCAGCTCCGGGTGGCCCTGCTCCTTTAGGTGCCTGTCCACCCGGGACTTGGAAAAGCCACATCCAGGGACAGGGCAGGGAAGGTGGCGGTAATTAACACGCCCTGTGGCGTGGTTTAATAAGAgccttttttcagctttattgaCCACCCTGTGTCTGCTGGCCAAGTGTTTGCCCAGATATGCAAACTCAAATTTGCAAATTGGGCAACATGCTGTGGACTTGGGTGGAATCATTTCTCCTGATAAGGAGAAATAAgacagttttaattattttaatatgaaaaattggTGTGAAATCACAGAGCTAAAGTCACATGAGTAGGAGAAGTCAAGCATGATACTAAATGGCAGTCACTCACTGCCATTTTGAAGCAGGCAGGCACATGTGCTCTTAAATATCTTCATAAATAAACGCATTTTAACGCTattaagacattaaaaacaacttaccGTCGAGTGTTCCTGTGGAACTGCTAAATTTActaagattttctttctttctttgctctCTCAATGTGCTgcttgctcctctgcagtctCTCTCACAATAAGTTTAGCACCTAACTATTTAGGTGGTCATCTGCTTGATGGCCCATCAAGCAGATGAGTCATCATGTCATGTGACCCGCAGTGGCAGAGCTCCtgcttctgtatttattttcatggcTGTTCTACAGCAGTTAACAAGCTGTAGCTGTGAGGACATGTGACCGCTGTGGCAAAGCAGttacttatttttcttagaataaacacatttgaaaaacaacttaccattcACTCCTACCAAAGCCTGTGTGCGCTGCCGGTCGTGTCTCTCACAATGATGAAGCAGTAAAGAACTTTCCAGCTTTCAGGAAGCCTGTCTCCTCATATACATAATAATGATGTGGCCTGTGACGTTACATGTCCTTGTGGCACAATGGTTAGGACACTTGGCTCCCACCTGGGAGAACCTTGTTCGAATCCATCCTGTGCCACCAATGTTCTTCCTGTTTGCAAGTGCACTGCCATGTCGGATCATTTTAGAATGATCCGAAATGGCTGTAAAATGTGGGGTATAGAACAGATAATCACGGAACTTGTCACATATCGCCCACTTTAACACCAAGAATTCAAGTTTGTCACTGTGTAGGTGATAATTCTGTTCCGCTGGCATCAGTGTGCGTGACCCATATCCAATCACCCTCATTTTTCCATCCTGGACTTGATAAGAACCACACTGAGGCCTTTTTGGGAGGCATCTGTGTGAAGCGTGAAAGAGCGGTTGAAATCAGGGTATGCCAGTACTGGGGGTTTGGTCAGTCGGTCAATGCTCAAGGACCTGTTGATGTTCTTTGGTCCACTCTATTGGGGTTCAGGAGGACTGCTGGTggtcttttgtttttccccGCAGCTGTTTAAGCTGAGAGGTGTCGGCCTTTGACTGAAGCAGGTCATACAGCGGCTTGGCTATACATGAAAAATCCTGCACGTATGTTCTGTAATAGCTCAGGAACCCAAGCATTTGTCTGATGTCCCCAACTGATTGTGGTGTCTTGTCTTTCAGTGCTTGAACTGCTTCAAGATCTTTGGGGTCCATCCTTACTCCATCCGCTGACACCAACCGACCTCCTGACCTGACCCAAACCTGACCTCCTTGCGAAAGAGCTCGCATTTCTCTGGCTTCAGCTTTACACCATGGTGCTGCAAGGCTTGGAGGACTCTGCATAACACCTGCACATGCTCTTCAAATGATCTGGAGAAGCACAACACATTATCAAGATAAGGGATGCAGCACTCATCTCTCAGCTCATCAAGCATCCCCTCAATGCTCCTTTGAAAAGCTGCCAGTGCGTTCGACAACCCAAACGGTATTCGGATTCACTCGTACAGGCCCAATGGAGTTGTGAATGCGGTCAGGTACCTTGATCCTTCGGCAATAAATCCTTGATGGTACACTTTCTCTTGGTCCAGAATCGAGAACCAAGCATATCCTCCCAGGGAGTCAGTGAGGTCTTGGATTCTAGGGAGGGGGTGGCGATCGGGTACGGTTTTGTTGCTGAGCAGTCGGTAGTCAACACAAAGTCGTAAGGACCCATCTTTCTTCCTGACACATATGACAGGGGCTGCGTATGGTGACTGAGACTTCACAATCCACCCTTTAACCAGAAGTTCCTGGATGTTTTCCTTCACTTCTTTGTAAAGTGGATTTGGAATGGATGCATAGGCTCTTTGGACTGGGATATCATCCTTAGTCCTGATTTCCATCTGCAGAGAAGGGATGCATCCAATGTCATCACCGTCATGAGAGAAGGCTCACACTCCTCACAGAGCACTTCCTTTACCACCTGTTGTTGTTCGTGGCTTAGGTGACTGATCTCGACAGGAGGGAGCCAGGAGTCGGTTGGAGAGCTGCTGGAGGATGTAGCACCATTGACCTTAACTGCAGCCATTTCTTTTTGGTGGGACCCTGAAGTGTTGGTCTCCAGAACTTTTATGACATGCTGGATGGTTCCCAGGATAGTTCTTTTGGGTAGAGTGACCTCATGTTTTGAGTGATTGGAGATGGGCACTTTAACATATGGTCGCCTGGCCTCATTGACTTTTAAGAGGCCCTCCCCCACGCCCAATTGTCCTATAGCAGTTCTCCCCTCTGCAGGCCCTATTACAAAAGGGTCAGAGATTTTAAAGTTTGGGGGTACCCTGCACCACACATGAGTTGTTCTGCCAGAGGGAATAATAGTGTGGTCTCTACCCACTCTTATTGTGACTGGATCATCATATGTCCTGGGTGACACCTGGATGAAAACTCACAATGGCCTTTGCCTGCTCCTCCTCTATTCCAAATGCATTCCGCAGGAGACTGACCATTGTGGTAACCGCCTCACTTGAGGACTCCTTCCTTTTGATGATCTCCTCCAGTACATTGGCTCCGAGAAAGGGCTGGGGCAGGGGCAGCTGACTGGCAAGGAAAGGAGCCTGTATGGTTAGGTTGGGGTCATCGTTTCCTGCTAAGTTAACAGTAAGCTCCACCCATCCACTGTATGGGACTGCATGGCCTGTAACTGCATAGATACTGAGTTCCTCCTCTAATAAATCAGAAAGGGGTCTCACTGTACAATTTGAAATGTGAGTGGCAGCCCATTCTTGGTCGATTATACTCACTTGCGACCCTGAATCAAATAGGGCTGTAATTGGGTAGCAGGCATTTCAGCAGGCTTTTCTTTCCAACCAGGGGTGCTGAGGGGTGTGTGAGGCCCCTGATGTTGTCTTTGATTGAGGCGTCTTGCTATTTTACTTTGAAGTTTGATCTACTGTTCGGGACTGGAATTGCTCGCCGGTCTCTGGGTGTCCCTCAACAGAGACCGAGTCCCGTTTCCCTGCGGCATGACTCGCTTCAAACACCCAATCGCTCTGTGCCCTGCTTCTCCACATGTAAAGCAGTGGTTACACTCCTGTGAGTTCTGCTCAGTACACCTAGGGCAATGAGCCATCCTGCCCCTCATCTGAGCTGCGGGTTGCCTCAAAAGAGGTTGTGGTGGCCTGCTTGAGGATGGTTGGTAGAGAGGGTGTGGTTGCATATGGGCTGACCTAGTTAAAGGTTGAAACACTTGTGGGTTAGCTGCATGCAGATCCATCAATGAAGCCACCATCTGAGTCAGGGCCTCAACTTGAGCACTGAACTGCCCTATTGTCTGGAGATTCTTACTGTCTGCTACTGTGTCTTGTGACTTGTTGTGGTCACCTCCTGTTTCAACTTTGGTACTGTGTGCTTGTGTTGTCTTTTGTCTAGGGAGTTGGCCCAGTCTATGCTGGTGCACATTCTCATCACTTATGATTTTCATGACTTGACTGAGGATTTCCTCATCTGTAACTTGGCTATTTGTGATCAGGGGCCTCAGTCTCTGTCAGAGATCTGCATGTTTTGTCCCTAAACCTGGTATATGGTATGGAGGAAGACGTTTTGGATGGTCTTGGGGTCATAGGTGATGTCTGTACTGGTGTGCCGAGTTTGAAAAAGAAGTTTCTATTTTAGCCCAATCATGCAATACAGGAACTGTTGAGGTGGTTCTTGGTCTGATTGCCTGGCACACATCAATTCCTGGAACATCTCAGTCTATGCTTTCTCACCAAGGTGGGCCCTGAGGAAGCCTTTGAGCTCAGATACAGTAATTGAGTCTTTGTTTACAAGCATGTCTTTAAAGGCTCCTGGTTTTATGATCCTCAACACCCCTCTGACCACTTCTGCCTCTGTGAAACCCTCTTTTACTCCCTCATCGATTTGTTTACTGATGTTGTTGTAGCTTAAGTCAGAGTTTTGATCTCCAACCTGACCTCCGTGTACTTTGAAATCTTTGCGCTGCAGGTAGGAGAGGTCCTTCAGACACACAGGTTGATCTGGGGTCATTTGTGGCCTGTCATATAACTCTGACTCACCTTGGCGGGGAGAAATTGGGATTGTGGGGTCACAATAGATTCATACTGTTAGAGTTTCTCGTCCAGTTCTTCATACACCTGTCTCAGTCCTATACCGACCCCATTTTTGTGTTGGGTTGGGTAATGGAGTCAGGTTGGAGCTGCATGACTGTACTGTTAAAGTGAGCATGTGGTTGTGATGTGGAGTGTTTGATCATTACAGACTGAGTGTGACTAGGTGTAATACGTGCACAAACATCATTCAACCCACCCGCTTCAGAATTATCAGTAGCATCAACGTTCATTAGCTTATATATCAAGTCATTCAAATCCAGCAACCAACCCATAGCTTTGTCTTCCCGCCTGAGTAAGGTATCAGACTGCAAAAAGGAGATGACAAAGTTCATGCAGCTTTCTTCATCGTTTGGGTCCAGTACATCTCCATGCTGGCTGGTAGTAGCAATGTTTTTTGTCAACGTTGTCACTtgagagtttgaaaagttatttcttgATGTTCCATATTAACTCTTTGCGAACCACTGCCATGGTATTTGGTTCTACcacagctcagccctccagttTAGTCCTCTGATAAATTACACGTTGTCCTCAAAATCAATGAGTTGACTCCTCTGCAGATAGCGCACGTTGTCCTCTGGATCAACAACTTGGCTCAGCTGCAACTAGCGTATGTTGTCTTCTGGATCGGCGATGTGGCTCTGCTGCAGCTAGAGTACGTTGTCTTCTGGATCAGCGATGTGGCTCTGCTGCAGCTAGAGTACGTTGTCTTCTGGATCGGAGATGTGGCTCCTCGGCAATCAGCATACGTTGACCTCAAGATCAGCAGCGCGGTTCCAGTGGTGGATGGCGGTTCCTTCCCAGTCTGATCTTCCACCCTGGACACCCACGGATTGACTCCTGGTCTTCAGCTGTGTACTGTCACCTTGGTCACATGGTTCTGGTATCACTGGATCTTCTTCCAACGGTTTTGATGAGGAGagatcccggacgagcccccacaGTTTGTTATACACctcagctgtattgaaacagttgtaacaaatgatgtttttttcttttatgtcttCACTTCTCCTTTCTTCCAAATGGAAAGCCTGtgaacaagaacagctttagcgaatGAGAGAACGACCGCCgtcttcttccccaaactctgtctgtttGTTACAAATTCTCAAAATTATGAAATCATGAAATTATACAATGAACATTCCTTTGTGCATTCATGTCCATGTGTCCTTCTGTTGCTCCAAAAAAACCATATTCCATCTACTTCAATAAACAGCATCAGCCCTCACCAGCTGTCACAGCATCCAagggccaaatcaaaacaattcgacaatcaatttaaatcttacagatttacataaaaagaaaacatatttctcaAGTGCAGTGAAATTTTAAGGCtactaatttctttgaattgtaataattctgaaaaatgtaatcatattatTAGT carries:
- the LOC111608591 gene encoding uncharacterized protein LOC111608591, with translation MIPPKSTACCPICKFEFAYLGKHLASRHRVVNKAEKRLLLNHATGRVNYRHLPCPVPGCGFSKSRVDRHLKEQGHPELDKAQVQEFVKDIKRKVTMDGLRALRASNPTPPMMSSLDLDQDEDELIHDVSDAAESSNPFCSTCTKLAADNKALWRQIRIKKRWAKTAKAKIKSLEEARDVLLPETRSKVSKSMCHDTATAETFYTLHQSTEQLAELRKKFLQATDPDAQGCSEAEEPRLLTLSESSSEDEGKEPVEKKRL